In Devosia litorisediminis, one genomic interval encodes:
- a CDS encoding flagellar protein FlgN has translation MTAAARLAALDNMPARELCQLAESALAALVNVMNQETTLLRAGHLRDASKLTPEKARMAQDYVSFARSVQRQTARLQQEAPDSVDRLRHGHEALATQMAENLRVLATARNVTEDILTDVAKVVGQQNKAKAYGRAGTITADPASSARGIAVNRAL, from the coding sequence ATGACCGCTGCAGCCCGTCTCGCCGCCCTCGATAACATGCCGGCCAGAGAACTGTGCCAACTGGCCGAGTCAGCTCTTGCAGCCTTGGTCAATGTCATGAACCAGGAAACCACCCTGCTGCGGGCCGGACATTTGCGCGACGCCAGCAAACTCACGCCCGAAAAGGCCCGGATGGCACAGGACTATGTCAGCTTCGCTCGTTCCGTGCAGCGCCAGACCGCCCGCCTCCAGCAGGAAGCACCCGATTCAGTTGACCGCTTGCGCCATGGCCACGAGGCGCTGGCGACCCAGATGGCCGAGAACCTGCGCGTGCTCGCAACAGCCCGCAACGTCACCGAAGATATCCTGACTGATGTCGCCAAAGTGGTGGGCCAGCAGAACAAGGCCAAGGCTTATGGTCGCGCCGGCACCATCACAGCAGACCCGGCAAGTTCAGCACGCGGCATAGCAGTCAACCGCGCCCTTTAA
- a CDS encoding rod-binding protein gives MPTINSIGTSDHSTLTPAQIARVQQQAQEFEGVFLNTLTKQLFTSLKTDESAMGGGFGEETWRSMQAEQMADTLSQNGGLGIAEQLLPDLLAMQEASNNQNKIMPTTGVYK, from the coding sequence ATGCCAACAATCAACTCAATCGGCACATCCGACCACTCGACCCTGACACCAGCCCAGATTGCCCGCGTGCAGCAGCAGGCCCAGGAATTTGAAGGCGTTTTCCTCAACACGCTGACCAAACAACTCTTCACCAGCCTCAAAACTGACGAGAGCGCCATGGGCGGCGGCTTCGGCGAAGAGACCTGGCGGTCCATGCAGGCCGAACAGATGGCCGACACCCTGTCGCAGAATGGCGGCCTGGGCATTGCCGAACAACTCCTGCCCGACCTGCTCGCCATGCAGGAAGCATCCAACAATCAGAACAAGATCATGCCGACCACTGGAGTCTACAAATGA
- a CDS encoding flagellar basal body P-ring protein FlgI: MADAYAAAARIKDIVNFEGVRDNQLVGYGLVVGLNGTGDSLNNSPFTKQSLQSMLERLGVNTAGENVRTANVAAVMVTANLPAFGTQGSRMDVSVAALGDSNSLQGGTLLVTPLLAADGDVYAIAQGPVLINGFSAGGDAASIVSGVPTTGRIANGGLIEREIDFHLGSQTSLRLALRNPDLTTARRIALAVNDFIGAPTATPEDPATVRVTLPPGFNGNIVDLLTDIEQLMVETDQTAKIVIDENSGIIVMGKDVRVSSVAVAQSNLTVTIAENPNVVQPLPFANGQTAVEPNTTLNANISDTALAVVNESVTLQQLVDGLNALGISPRDLIAILQAIKATGALQAEIEVL, translated from the coding sequence ATGGCCGACGCCTATGCCGCAGCCGCCCGCATCAAGGACATCGTCAATTTCGAGGGCGTTCGCGACAACCAGCTTGTCGGGTACGGCCTCGTGGTTGGCCTGAATGGCACTGGCGACAGCCTCAACAACTCCCCCTTCACCAAGCAGTCCCTGCAGTCCATGCTCGAGCGCCTCGGCGTCAACACCGCTGGCGAGAACGTCCGCACCGCCAATGTGGCCGCCGTCATGGTCACCGCAAACCTGCCCGCCTTTGGTACGCAGGGGTCACGCATGGATGTTTCGGTCGCGGCACTTGGCGACAGCAACAGCCTGCAGGGCGGCACACTTCTGGTTACCCCACTGCTGGCGGCTGACGGAGACGTCTATGCCATCGCCCAGGGTCCGGTCCTGATCAACGGCTTTAGCGCGGGCGGTGACGCGGCCAGCATCGTCTCGGGCGTCCCGACCACAGGTCGCATCGCCAATGGCGGCCTGATCGAGCGCGAAATCGACTTTCATCTTGGTTCGCAGACCTCGCTGCGCCTGGCGTTGCGCAATCCAGACCTGACCACCGCACGCCGCATCGCCCTGGCGGTCAACGACTTCATTGGTGCACCAACCGCCACCCCCGAAGATCCCGCTACGGTGCGCGTCACTCTGCCCCCGGGCTTTAACGGCAACATTGTCGACCTGCTGACCGATATCGAGCAGCTCATGGTCGAAACCGACCAGACCGCCAAGATCGTCATCGACGAGAACTCAGGCATCATCGTTATGGGCAAGGATGTGCGTGTCTCCAGCGTGGCCGTTGCTCAATCCAACCTGACAGTCACCATCGCCGAAAACCCCAACGTGGTGCAGCCCCTGCCTTTCGCCAATGGCCAGACCGCCGTGGAACCCAACACAACGCTGAACGCCAACATCTCCGACACCGCGCTCGCTGTGGTCAATGAATCGGTGACGCTGCAGCAATTGGTCGACGGCCTCAATGCGCTGGGCATCTCGCCGCGCGATCTCATCGCCATCCTGCAGGCCATCAAGGCCACCGGCGCCCTGCAGGCCGAAATTGAGGTGCTGTGA
- a CDS encoding flagellar assembly protein FliX, translating into MRIDTGNRTSGVGKSGSAGRSGSRTDFAPTGADGPARAAGSAPVAGMTGIDAILALQAVGGPLEGKKKALRRGRSLLDALDDIKADLLIGQVSAERLDNLATMLSEIRERSDPALDGVLDEIDLRVQVELAKFGRYPSA; encoded by the coding sequence TTGCGCATAGACACAGGTAATCGCACCTCCGGCGTCGGTAAAAGTGGTTCAGCGGGCCGCTCGGGATCGCGCACGGACTTTGCTCCGACAGGCGCTGACGGTCCCGCACGCGCTGCCGGCTCAGCACCGGTGGCAGGCATGACCGGCATTGATGCCATTCTGGCGCTGCAGGCGGTAGGTGGACCGCTAGAGGGCAAGAAGAAGGCGCTGCGCCGCGGTCGGTCACTGCTTGATGCGTTGGACGACATCAAGGCTGACTTGCTGATCGGGCAGGTGAGCGCTGAGCGTCTGGACAATCTGGCGACCATGCTGAGCGAAATTCGCGAACGTTCTGATCCGGCGCTTGATGGCGTTCTCGATGAGATCGATCTGCGGGTTCAGGTCGAACTGGCAAAGTTCGGGCGATACCCTTCTGCGTGA
- the dksA gene encoding RNA polymerase-binding protein DksA — translation MSSIAEVIEYRPSDDEPFMNPRQRDYFRAKLNAWKDDILRESRETLDNLQEESQNHPDMADRASSESDRSLELRTRDRQRKLISKIDAAIKRIDDGSYGYCEETGDPIGLARLDARPIATLSLEAQEMHERREKVYRDE, via the coding sequence ATGTCTTCGATTGCTGAAGTAATTGAATACCGGCCCAGTGACGACGAGCCGTTCATGAACCCGCGCCAGCGGGACTACTTTCGGGCCAAGCTGAACGCGTGGAAGGATGATATCCTTCGCGAAAGCCGTGAAACGCTTGATAACCTTCAGGAAGAGAGCCAGAACCACCCCGACATGGCCGATCGTGCCAGTTCGGAAAGTGACCGGTCTCTCGAATTGCGGACGCGTGATCGTCAGCGCAAGCTGATTTCCAAGATTGATGCTGCGATCAAGCGTATCGACGATGGTAGCTATGGCTATTGCGAGGAGACCGGTGATCCCATCGGCCTGGCTCGCCTTGATGCCCGGCCTATCGCCACGCTGAGCCTTGAAGCCCAGGAAATGCATGAGCGTCGCGAAAAAGTCTATCGCGACGAATAG
- the arsH gene encoding arsenical resistance protein ArsH, whose protein sequence is MPRASALSDLPNIIDDALEVPDPANLATLITSHKPRILMLYGSLRERSYSRLLTFEAQRLLEAFGAEVKVFHANGLPLPNDAPDTHPKVQELRELMLWSEGQVWTSPERHGAMSAVMKAQIDWIPLPGGAIRPTQGRTLALMQVSGGSQSFNAVNQMRLLGRWMRMLTIPNQSSVAKAWQEFEADDRMKPSSFYDRVVDVMEELVKFTILNRGNANYLTSRYSERKQAIIKQREQVDAAAV, encoded by the coding sequence ATGCCGAGGGCAAGCGCCTTGTCTGATCTCCCCAACATCATCGACGACGCCCTCGAAGTCCCCGATCCTGCCAACCTTGCCACGCTGATCACCAGCCACAAGCCGCGCATCCTCATGCTCTACGGATCGTTGCGCGAACGTTCCTATAGCCGGCTACTTACCTTCGAAGCGCAACGCCTGCTTGAGGCATTTGGTGCTGAAGTCAAAGTGTTCCACGCCAATGGCCTGCCGCTGCCCAATGACGCCCCTGACACCCATCCCAAGGTCCAGGAACTGCGCGAACTCATGTTGTGGTCCGAAGGTCAGGTCTGGACCAGCCCGGAGCGCCATGGCGCCATGAGCGCGGTGATGAAGGCCCAGATCGACTGGATCCCCCTGCCCGGCGGCGCCATTCGGCCCACTCAGGGACGAACCCTAGCACTGATGCAGGTGTCCGGCGGCTCGCAATCGTTCAACGCGGTCAATCAGATGCGGCTGCTGGGTCGTTGGATGCGCATGCTCACCATCCCCAACCAGTCCTCCGTCGCCAAGGCCTGGCAGGAATTCGAAGCCGATGACCGCATGAAGCCGTCTTCGTTCTACGATCGGGTCGTGGATGTGATGGAGGAACTGGTCAAATTCACCATCCTCAATCGTGGCAACGCCAACTATCTGACCTCGCGCTATAGCGAACGCAAGCAGGCCATTATCAAGCAGCGTGAGCAGGTCGACGCCGCCGCGGTGTAG
- the arsC gene encoding arsenate reductase (glutaredoxin) (This arsenate reductase requires both glutathione and glutaredoxin to convert arsenate to arsenite, after which the efflux transporter formed by ArsA and ArsB can extrude the arsenite from the cell, providing resistance.), with protein sequence MTVTIYHNPECGTSRNTLAMIRQSGVEPVVIDYRTNPPSRDRLQQLIADAGLTVRQAIRQKGTPYVELGLEEPTLSDDALIDAMLAEPILINRPFVETPRGTRLCRPSEIVFDILENPDIGPFTKEDGEVIIDAEGKRLV encoded by the coding sequence ATGACCGTCACCATCTATCACAACCCCGAATGCGGCACCTCGCGCAACACGTTGGCCATGATCCGGCAATCTGGCGTGGAGCCGGTCGTGATCGACTACCGCACCAATCCGCCCTCGCGCGACCGCCTGCAACAATTGATAGCGGACGCCGGCCTCACCGTGCGTCAGGCCATTCGGCAAAAGGGCACGCCCTATGTCGAACTGGGCCTGGAAGAACCCACCCTCTCGGACGACGCGTTAATCGACGCTATGCTGGCAGAGCCAATCCTGATCAATCGCCCCTTCGTCGAGACTCCCAGGGGCACACGCCTGTGCCGGCCCTCAGAAATCGTGTTTGATATTCTGGAGAACCCCGACATCGGGCCCTTCACCAAGGAGGATGGTGAAGTGATTATTGATGCCGAGGGCAAGCGCCTTGTCTGA